A DNA window from Candidatus Liberimonas magnetica contains the following coding sequences:
- a CDS encoding S8 family serine peptidase translates to MKKTCIFLFVGISFLTSSLSVYAKPLDSLNNSNQSPQSSEDLKYVRGEVIVVFKSGVVSNQKVPLALSKNAVVTESFIVTNNKKQEACLMKLKADKSVETAVSELQDDPSVDYVQPNYIYHLCSMPNDTDFPKLWGLKNTGQTVNNITGTPGADIDMPEAWDAATGTNTIIVAVLDTGVDINHPDLEDGIWTNSKEIAGDGTDNDDNGYIDDINGWNFVENNNETRDYNEHGSHVAGIIGAINNNGIGVTGFSSKIKIMPVRAGNVLGEFRSLDIYKGVRYAVANGAKVINASFGGSEYDTLVYNAILYANNNNVLFIAAAGNGGSDILGDSNDDTPTYPSSYNLPNIISVAAADQNDNLASFSNYGINSVDVAAPGVNIYSTIPAFSYGSPFAVYSQNFDSTTVGQRPTGWISNTSSDWKASSSSYTSSPNCLEDSPGRNYYENSSSYIYYNSTFTYQNYNRYKANYKIKYSLEKTYDYSYLVLSQNKKIWYRLISSSMTGTSNGAFINRSINITNFISGYYFGFALTSDAGTNEDGVYIDDFSITKEPISLGSHSYDYLNGTSMAAPYVAGLAAFMLSTNPSLAPSVIKSIIIAKCDQKASLTNKVVSNGRINAYRAIRSLMVNRSLPTLTFAGVNNYVSDYVYPNKGNNKTIFTFKVKYIDPLNKPAAAGYPKLTVLGNTPIEMMYSSGSYATGAIYCATTTISHIGDYRSISYKIQAYDYYGDSVTSVSGTGPSYSNSADIQGFVLDKKGNGVPGISVNLSGYKFKTTTTDSGGSYLFEDVMLDKSYVITPTSINYSFLPSSCTYSYYAGNLSSQCFVRQIGKSTLLWADDLNYKKSAVYPKDGFETTNFVFRIKYRNAVADEPLVNYPKLHILQDSSEIQGSPFVLRKEESDLTDYKRGVIYKEYITLSKGCTYNYFIECYDVFGTSATGSASSLLAGPFVSALTLPQSGNVSVVGPARSKGVINPDKGDKAQIYFNSNLRGKFTCKIFSVSGNLLFEETKSDVNNGYFEWIPKDIASGVYIVCVQGPGVDQRKKMVVLR, encoded by the coding sequence ATGAAAAAAACATGCATCTTCTTATTTGTAGGTATTTCATTCTTAACCAGCTCACTTTCCGTTTACGCAAAACCACTAGATTCTTTAAATAATTCAAATCAGTCTCCTCAATCTTCAGAAGATCTAAAATATGTGCGGGGGGAAGTAATAGTTGTTTTTAAATCCGGTGTTGTCTCAAATCAAAAAGTCCCTCTTGCACTAAGTAAAAATGCAGTCGTGACTGAATCTTTCATAGTAACCAATAATAAAAAACAAGAAGCCTGCCTGATGAAGTTAAAAGCTGACAAATCTGTTGAAACTGCGGTTTCTGAACTACAAGACGACCCATCCGTTGATTACGTACAGCCAAATTATATTTACCATTTATGTTCAATGCCAAATGATACGGATTTCCCAAAACTTTGGGGTCTTAAGAATACCGGACAAACTGTAAACAATATTACTGGAACGCCTGGTGCAGATATTGATATGCCTGAAGCTTGGGATGCGGCTACAGGTACTAATACTATTATTGTTGCTGTTCTTGACACAGGTGTTGACATTAATCACCCTGATCTGGAAGATGGTATATGGACAAACTCAAAAGAAATAGCAGGTGACGGCACTGATAATGATGATAATGGGTATATTGATGATATAAATGGATGGAATTTTGTTGAAAATAACAATGAAACTAGAGATTATAATGAACACGGCTCTCATGTTGCAGGTATTATAGGAGCTATTAATAATAATGGAATTGGTGTAACTGGGTTTTCATCAAAAATAAAGATTATGCCGGTACGAGCTGGGAATGTGTTAGGAGAATTTAGGTCATTAGATATTTATAAAGGTGTTAGATATGCTGTTGCAAACGGAGCAAAAGTCATCAATGCAAGTTTCGGCGGCAGTGAATACGATACGCTTGTATACAATGCCATTTTATATGCTAATAATAACAATGTTCTATTTATTGCAGCAGCGGGTAATGGTGGTTCGGATATACTTGGAGATAGTAATGATGATACTCCTACATATCCAAGTAGTTATAACTTACCAAATATCATATCAGTCGCAGCAGCAGACCAGAACGACAATCTTGCAAGTTTTTCAAATTATGGAATAAATTCAGTTGATGTAGCAGCTCCGGGTGTAAATATTTATAGCACTATACCTGCATTTAGTTATGGCTCGCCTTTTGCTGTTTACAGTCAAAACTTTGATTCTACTACTGTAGGTCAAAGACCTACAGGTTGGATAAGCAATACCTCTTCTGACTGGAAAGCATCAAGTTCTTCATACACATCATCGCCAAACTGTCTTGAAGATAGCCCTGGCAGAAATTATTACGAGAATTCATCATCCTACATCTATTACAACTCAACATTCACATACCAGAACTACAATAGGTATAAAGCAAATTATAAAATTAAATATTCTTTGGAGAAAACTTATGATTACTCATATCTAGTTCTATCTCAAAACAAAAAAATCTGGTATAGGCTTATTTCTTCATCCATGACAGGCACCAGCAATGGGGCGTTTATTAATAGGTCAATAAATATTACAAATTTCATTTCTGGCTATTATTTTGGTTTTGCTCTAACTTCTGACGCCGGAACAAATGAAGACGGCGTGTATATTGACGATTTTAGTATAACAAAAGAACCAATATCACTGGGAAGCCATTCTTATGATTATTTAAATGGTACATCAATGGCAGCACCTTATGTTGCCGGTCTTGCTGCTTTCATGTTATCAACAAACCCGTCATTAGCACCTTCTGTAATAAAAAGTATTATTATTGCCAAATGTGATCAAAAAGCATCGCTTACAAACAAAGTTGTATCTAACGGCAGAATTAATGCGTACAGAGCCATTAGATCTCTAATGGTTAACAGAAGTTTGCCAACATTAACTTTTGCTGGTGTAAATAACTATGTTTCGGATTATGTTTATCCTAATAAAGGAAATAACAAAACAATATTTACTTTTAAAGTTAAATATATAGATCCCCTTAACAAACCGGCGGCAGCCGGGTATCCCAAATTAACTGTCTTAGGTAATACACCAATAGAAATGATGTATTCATCAGGTAGCTATGCTACAGGGGCTATTTATTGTGCGACAACAACTATTTCACATATCGGAGACTACAGGTCTATTTCCTATAAAATACAAGCTTATGATTATTATGGGGATTCTGTGACTTCCGTTTCAGGTACAGGGCCTTCTTACTCAAATTCTGCTGATATACAGGGATTTGTATTAGATAAAAAAGGAAACGGTGTGCCCGGGATCAGTGTAAATTTATCTGGGTATAAATTTAAAACAACAACAACGGATAGTGGAGGTAGCTACTTATTTGAAGATGTTATGCTTGATAAATCATATGTCATAACTCCTACATCAATTAATTATTCCTTTCTTCCCTCGTCTTGTACATACTCATATTATGCCGGCAATCTATCATCTCAATGTTTTGTTAGACAAATAGGAAAATCAACTTTACTCTGGGCAGATGACTTAAACTACAAAAAAAGTGCTGTATACCCCAAAGATGGTTTTGAAACAACAAATTTTGTTTTTCGTATAAAATACAGAAACGCGGTAGCAGATGAGCCTTTGGTAAATTATCCGAAACTTCATATACTTCAAGATAGCTCAGAAATACAAGGGAGCCCTTTTGTTTTAAGAAAAGAAGAATCAGATTTAACAGATTACAAGAGAGGTGTTATTTATAAAGAATACATAACTTTGTCAAAAGGATGTACCTATAATTATTTCATTGAATGTTATGATGTTTTCGGTACCTCTGCTACAGGTTCTGCCAGTAGTTTGCTAGCTGGACCTTTTGTTTCTGCTTTAACATTACCTCAATCTGGAAATGTAAGTGTTGTTGGGCCAGCAAGAAGCAAAGGGGTAATAAATCCTGACAAAGGAGATAAGGCTCAGATATATTTTAACAGTAATCTTAGAGGTAAGTTCACATGTAAAATATTTTCAGTTTCAGGGAATTTACTTTTTGAAGAAACAAAAAGTGATGTAAATAATGGGTATTTTGAATGGATACCTAAGGATATTGCAAGTGGGGTATATATTGTATGCGTTCAAGGACCAGGTGTTGACCAAAGAAAAAAAATGGTAGTTTTAAGATAA
- a CDS encoding MoxR family ATPase, with the protein MLLEKLGIYGWQEKDENLLLSSLLTGDPLLLIGSHGTAKTQVIYKLAESLAKKFIAYDASKALFEDVLGYPNIQLLKKGQVEYIPSTVTIWDKEFILIDELNRALPEMQSKWLEIIRSRKIMGISTKVKWVFSAMNFSSYAGAQQLDEALIGRFALFVYPPEVLKMSEEDRIKVLTHVNGDDALAISEWTSGKNCKTVTENDTRLTGEELSKILKKSGKHFVKLREHMSTLPVFLAKFSELVLKETNGTLSLDGRRLGFIYRNILANRAVELAKAGICGSASPALLDGAKYVIESSIPVGLNDASIKREEILHKFEVCFDLLSDYFKEDSEISRVNMIYELFTTTDVMRKAELLIKYDLSELAKTKAWNDMVNSEGDITLLAYSALQVEANRPGTVPKEMIESLSERINFSNLTSGSIPKLKNQQIDFVEEIEKLFSQETDLGKIVAYACIRDLVEKETLKPEDITATKARIQSEIETFNKLID; encoded by the coding sequence ATGTTATTAGAAAAGTTAGGTATTTATGGTTGGCAGGAAAAAGATGAGAATTTGTTGCTATCAAGTTTGCTTACCGGGGATCCGCTTCTACTCATAGGAAGCCACGGGACCGCTAAGACACAGGTGATCTACAAACTTGCTGAATCGCTGGCAAAGAAGTTTATTGCTTATGATGCAAGCAAGGCTTTGTTTGAAGACGTTCTTGGGTATCCAAATATCCAGTTGCTTAAGAAAGGCCAGGTTGAATACATCCCGAGCACAGTCACGATCTGGGATAAAGAGTTTATACTAATAGATGAGTTAAACAGGGCGTTGCCTGAGATGCAGTCCAAGTGGCTTGAGATAATCCGGTCCAGGAAAATCATGGGAATCAGCACAAAAGTAAAATGGGTATTTTCCGCGATGAATTTTTCAAGCTATGCCGGTGCCCAGCAGTTAGATGAAGCCCTGATTGGCAGGTTTGCATTGTTTGTATATCCGCCGGAAGTTCTTAAGATGAGCGAAGAAGACAGAATAAAGGTATTAACCCATGTCAATGGAGATGATGCACTTGCAATCAGTGAATGGACTTCAGGCAAGAACTGTAAAACAGTCACTGAAAACGATACAAGGCTGACCGGTGAAGAATTAAGCAAGATTCTAAAGAAATCCGGCAAGCATTTCGTGAAACTGCGGGAACACATGAGTACATTACCAGTATTCCTGGCAAAGTTTTCAGAGCTTGTGCTTAAGGAGACAAATGGGACGCTCTCACTTGATGGCAGGCGGCTAGGATTTATCTATAGAAATATACTCGCAAATCGTGCGGTTGAACTTGCAAAAGCAGGAATCTGCGGTTCTGCATCGCCTGCCCTGCTTGATGGAGCAAAGTATGTGATAGAGAGCTCTATTCCTGTAGGATTAAACGATGCTTCAATCAAACGTGAAGAAATCCTGCACAAGTTTGAGGTCTGTTTTGACCTGTTAAGCGACTATTTCAAGGAGGATTCTGAAATATCTAGGGTCAATATGATCTATGAGTTGTTCACTACAACGGACGTAATGCGTAAGGCTGAGTTGCTTATCAAGTACGATCTCTCAGAATTAGCAAAAACCAAGGCATGGAATGACATGGTAAATTCTGAAGGAGATATTACGTTACTTGCCTATTCTGCCTTGCAGGTTGAAGCTAATAGGCCCGGTACTGTGCCAAAGGAAATGATTGAATCCTTAAGCGAACGGATTAACTTCAGCAACCTAACTTCTGGGAGTATTCCAAAGCTCAAGAATCAGCAGATAGATTTTGTTGAAGAGATAGAGAAACTGTTTAGCCAGGAGACAGACCTGGGTAAAATAGTTGCCTATGCCTGCATCCGGGATTTAGTTGAGAAAGAAACGCTTAAACCCGAAGACATAACGGCCACAAAAGCAAGAATACAGTCAGAGATAGAAACGTTTAATAAACTAATAGACTAA
- a CDS encoding DUF945 domain-containing protein — MNNTIDFAVKREQVFTADGMYVGKHAIRRADDLSLLGVVGENYRLIEHKNAVESAEKVLAQIGTYKRVSMEVTKNGARLYAKYAFLDMAFKVTARNGEIDSVAPTLTLSNSYDGLLKFGFILGAYQFICSNGLRIGHDIFEIIHRHTAGLELDGIFKNASTAMDYFKEKTYPRYVELSETPMDSPKEFLENLVLEKHVPLRLTDRVSERVIGNANVRTNWDLYSEFTHLLTHDADKMSYERKDQVGQIVARAFGL, encoded by the coding sequence ATGAACAATACAATTGATTTTGCAGTAAAAAGAGAACAGGTATTTACAGCTGATGGTATGTACGTCGGTAAACATGCGATCAGGCGAGCTGATGACCTTTCGTTATTAGGTGTTGTCGGTGAGAACTACCGGCTTATCGAGCACAAGAACGCTGTAGAAAGTGCTGAAAAGGTTCTGGCACAGATAGGAACGTATAAACGGGTGTCAATGGAGGTTACAAAGAACGGTGCCAGGCTATATGCCAAGTACGCGTTTTTGGATATGGCCTTCAAAGTTACAGCACGAAACGGCGAGATAGATAGCGTGGCCCCAACACTCACATTAAGTAATAGTTATGATGGCTTACTTAAATTTGGGTTTATACTCGGAGCATACCAGTTTATATGTTCAAATGGGCTCCGGATAGGTCACGATATTTTCGAGATAATTCATCGCCATACCGCTGGCCTAGAGTTAGATGGGATATTCAAGAATGCATCTACGGCCATGGATTATTTTAAGGAAAAGACATATCCACGGTATGTAGAATTAAGCGAAACACCAATGGACAGCCCTAAGGAATTCCTGGAAAACCTCGTTTTAGAAAAGCACGTACCTCTGAGACTTACTGACAGGGTTTCAGAGAGAGTTATAGGGAACGCGAATGTACGAACAAACTGGGATTTGTATTCAGAATTTACGCACTTGCTTACCCATGATGCAGATAAGATGAGTTATGAGCGTAAAGATCAGGTCGGACAAATTGTTGCCCGTGCGTTCGGGTTATAG
- a CDS encoding PD-(D/E)XK nuclease family protein: MVNVIEKEMLSISRIKMFLRCPLQYYFKYVEGIKTPSNGALLLGKSVHKALEVNYKEKVKSRKDLPLDLLYEIHSTSFDELTKAEEVIFDEAEDPGKLKDCGIACLKAYYEEIAPTIFPVEVESHFILEFENVPYAFQGYIDIIDEQGFIRDHKCVKRSYAVNAAEEDIQLTGYNLAFKFLKGKEPTGLVFDCMVKTKVPKVNSVSCGPRSEQQLNRFLKLIGSVSEAMKSGLFYPAEGSMVCSYCDFKDHCRKW; this comes from the coding sequence ATGGTCAATGTAATAGAGAAGGAAATGCTGTCTATCAGCCGTATAAAGATGTTCCTCAGGTGTCCTTTGCAGTACTACTTCAAGTATGTAGAGGGAATTAAAACACCTTCTAATGGGGCATTATTGTTAGGAAAAAGCGTTCACAAAGCACTGGAGGTCAACTATAAGGAAAAAGTGAAGTCGAGGAAAGATCTTCCCTTAGATCTGCTTTATGAAATCCATTCAACCTCGTTTGATGAGCTTACAAAGGCTGAGGAAGTCATCTTTGATGAGGCTGAGGATCCCGGAAAGCTGAAGGATTGTGGGATTGCTTGTTTGAAGGCCTACTATGAAGAGATTGCTCCGACAATATTCCCTGTAGAAGTCGAAAGTCACTTCATCCTAGAGTTTGAAAACGTGCCTTATGCATTCCAGGGATACATAGATATTATCGATGAACAAGGTTTTATCAGAGATCATAAATGCGTGAAAAGGAGTTATGCAGTCAACGCTGCTGAGGAGGACATTCAGCTAACGGGCTACAATTTGGCATTTAAATTCTTAAAAGGCAAGGAGCCTACAGGTTTGGTATTTGACTGTATGGTCAAGACCAAAGTTCCTAAGGTCAATTCTGTGAGTTGTGGGCCAAGGAGTGAACAACAGCTGAACAGGTTCCTGAAGTTAATCGGATCCGTTTCCGAAGCTATGAAATCCGGGTTGTTTTATCCAGCGGAAGGCAGTATGGTCTGTTCGTATTGTGATTTCAAGGATCACTGTAGGAAATGGTAG
- a CDS encoding DEAD/DEAH box helicase family protein, whose protein sequence is MHELKKYQKDTLDVLTRFLTEARFGLPSEAYLKIKQEQGIATRYETYGLGSIPYACLRLPTGGGKTLLAAHTINIASKNYLEKEFPLVLWLVPTNAIRNQTLKALQSKDNSYRQVIDEHFNGKVSVFDIGDVDNIRTQDIENTVCIVVGTLATLRVEDKTGRKIYASRPDWFDSHFKKIPDNYPGLDKDSENKVIQSFANLCHFHKPLVIMDEAHNARTSLTFETLKRVSPACIVEFTATPNTTDENGSNILYSVTASELKAENMIKLPIMLTEHKNWQNALHETVIMLNKLSELAKNENEYIRPMALIQAESKNHEVTVDIIKQYLIEEEKITANKVAIATGTQREIDGIDLFDPKCKIEYIITIEALKEGWDCSFAYVFCSVANIGSSTDVEQILGRVLRMPYAVKRKVPELNYAYAYVISERFLEAANNLKDKLINMGFEELEADAYLKPKLFFGDDLPENKKNISFIIESPVKADTTKLLDEVKKQIDIKVNEKGTIIKLECAITDTMQTNIASLFSKDKNEQNRIVNSLHLFKAQQDVSLSPAEKGKIFKVPQLSVFYQGYFELPEPSLFLESSQWNILDYSAELSESEFNLSQEARAYKFDIENKKIVYETAEHPEFEVDNLHSNWDKFQLVIWFDKQLQQVDVPQIKMIEYIRKVVEHLLDTRKLPIDAVVIGRYLLKREIEKKIKMSREAAMKRGFQDLLFSNNSKMEVDFKYSMQFDPNNYPVHDNYYQGAYRFKKHFYVNIGDLKSDGEEFECAQIIDTLGEVDYWVKNLPRQPEFSFWLPTSTDKFYPDFMIQLKDGRILAVEYKGGQLTGSDDTKEKDNIGRLWESKSNGKCLFLIVYKTDDKGRDITTQIKNKVKK, encoded by the coding sequence ATGCATGAGCTAAAGAAATATCAAAAAGACACTTTAGATGTACTTACAAGGTTTCTAACTGAAGCTCGCTTTGGTCTGCCATCTGAAGCATATCTAAAAATTAAGCAAGAGCAGGGTATTGCAACAAGATATGAAACTTATGGACTAGGGAGTATTCCGTATGCGTGTTTAAGGCTTCCTACTGGCGGTGGTAAAACCCTGCTTGCTGCACATACTATAAACATAGCATCAAAGAATTACTTGGAAAAAGAGTTTCCCCTAGTTCTTTGGCTTGTTCCTACAAACGCTATACGCAATCAGACATTAAAAGCATTGCAATCTAAGGACAACTCTTATAGGCAGGTGATAGATGAACATTTTAATGGGAAGGTGTCTGTTTTTGATATAGGAGATGTTGATAATATTCGCACTCAAGATATTGAGAATACTGTTTGTATTGTAGTTGGTACTTTGGCTACTTTACGCGTGGAAGATAAGACAGGAAGGAAGATATATGCTTCTCGTCCGGACTGGTTTGACAGTCATTTTAAAAAAATACCGGATAATTATCCGGGGTTAGATAAAGACAGTGAAAATAAGGTTATTCAATCGTTTGCTAATCTATGTCATTTCCATAAACCTTTAGTGATTATGGATGAGGCACATAATGCAAGGACATCCCTTACTTTTGAAACGCTTAAAAGGGTAAGCCCTGCCTGTATTGTTGAGTTTACGGCTACACCTAATACAACAGATGAAAATGGAAGCAACATACTCTACAGTGTAACAGCATCAGAATTAAAAGCGGAGAACATGATTAAACTGCCAATAATGCTTACAGAGCATAAAAACTGGCAGAATGCCTTGCACGAAACTGTAATTATGCTTAATAAACTGTCTGAACTAGCTAAAAATGAAAATGAGTATATAAGGCCCATGGCTCTAATACAGGCGGAAAGCAAAAACCATGAAGTTACAGTAGATATTATTAAACAGTATTTGATTGAAGAAGAAAAGATAACTGCTAATAAAGTAGCGATTGCAACAGGCACACAGCGGGAGATTGATGGAATAGACCTGTTTGATCCAAAATGTAAGATAGAATATATTATTACCATTGAAGCCTTGAAAGAAGGCTGGGACTGCTCGTTTGCTTATGTATTTTGCTCTGTAGCTAATATAGGCTCTAGTACGGATGTAGAGCAGATACTTGGAAGGGTACTTCGTATGCCTTATGCAGTCAAAAGAAAAGTGCCGGAATTAAATTATGCGTATGCTTATGTAATATCCGAAAGGTTTTTAGAGGCAGCTAATAATTTAAAAGATAAACTCATAAACATGGGTTTTGAGGAACTGGAAGCGGATGCTTACCTGAAACCAAAGCTATTTTTTGGAGATGACTTACCGGAGAATAAGAAAAACATTTCTTTCATAATAGAATCACCAGTTAAAGCTGACACAACAAAACTTCTCGATGAGGTGAAAAAGCAGATTGATATAAAAGTAAATGAAAAAGGCACTATCATAAAACTTGAATGTGCCATAACAGATACAATGCAGACCAATATAGCATCCCTTTTTTCAAAGGATAAGAATGAACAAAATAGGATAGTTAATAGTCTCCATTTATTTAAGGCACAGCAAGATGTAAGTTTATCGCCCGCAGAAAAAGGCAAAATATTCAAAGTCCCGCAATTATCCGTTTTTTATCAAGGATATTTTGAACTTCCCGAACCTTCATTGTTTTTAGAATCCTCTCAATGGAATATTCTGGATTACTCTGCTGAATTAAGCGAAAGCGAGTTCAATTTATCTCAGGAAGCAAGGGCATATAAATTTGATATTGAAAATAAGAAAATTGTCTATGAGACAGCAGAGCATCCTGAATTTGAGGTTGATAATTTGCATTCCAATTGGGATAAGTTTCAGCTTGTTATATGGTTTGATAAACAGCTGCAACAAGTAGATGTGCCTCAAATAAAAATGATCGAATACATAAGGAAAGTGGTAGAGCATCTTTTAGACACAAGAAAGCTGCCCATAGATGCGGTAGTTATAGGAAGATACTTATTAAAGCGAGAAATCGAAAAAAAGATTAAGATGTCCAGAGAAGCGGCGATGAAAAGGGGTTTTCAGGATCTTCTTTTTAGCAATAATTCAAAAATGGAAGTAGATTTTAAATATTCCATGCAGTTTGATCCCAATAACTATCCAGTACACGATAACTATTACCAGGGAGCATACAGATTTAAAAAACATTTCTACGTAAATATTGGCGATTTAAAATCTGATGGTGAAGAGTTTGAATGTGCTCAGATTATAGATACTCTTGGCGAAGTTGATTATTGGGTAAAAAATCTGCCCAGGCAGCCGGAGTTTTCATTTTGGCTGCCTACCTCAACAGACAAGTTCTATCCGGATTTCATGATTCAATTAAAAGACGGCAGAATACTTGCGGTCGAATATAAAGGCGGTCAATTGACTGGGTCAGATGATACAAAAGAAAAAGATAATATCGGTAGACTTTGGGAGTCAAAAAGTAACGGCAAATGCCTGTTCTTAATAGTATATAAAACAGATGACAAAGGCAGAGATATTACAACACAGATTAAGAACAAAGTAAAGAAATAG
- a CDS encoding site-specific DNA-methyltransferase has product MPTIEWSNKDKAILAANKVPFRLLDEDKEHSYGNKDASNMLIQGDNLDALKSLLPVFAGKIKCVYIDPPYNTGNAFKHYDDGLEHSLWLSMMQPRIELLHRLLDNEQGTLWISIDDEEGHYLKVLCDEVFGRNNFVANVIWEKKFSPQNDAKWLSDSHDHIFVYAKNKEEWRPNLLPRTDDMDARYKNPDNDPRGIWTSGDVSVKTYSAATDYTIVTPSGRKVNPPSGYCWRLSKDKLQEMIADNRIWFGEKGNNVPRIKRFLSEVKEGSVSKTIWYRTEVGDNQEAKKEMKVFNIDEVFSTPKPERLIQRIFTLASKESDWVLDSFLGSGTAAAVAHKMKRNWIGVEMGEHAVTHCVPRLKKVIDGEEGGISEIENWKGGGGFRFFKLGAPVFNSDGTINPDVRFKTLASHIWFYETKTPAGSIKNSPFLGSYKGTGYYLLYNGILGDKKPEGGNVLTRNILRELPKYDGPKVIYGEISTLSKDYLKRLNIVFKQIPYDVRSY; this is encoded by the coding sequence TCAAGGAGATAATCTGGATGCATTAAAATCGCTCCTGCCGGTTTTTGCTGGTAAGATAAAGTGTGTATACATTGACCCCCCGTATAACACTGGCAATGCATTTAAGCATTATGATGACGGATTGGAACATTCTTTGTGGTTAAGCATGATGCAGCCACGTATTGAACTTTTACATAGGTTATTGGATAATGAGCAAGGTACTCTTTGGATTTCTATTGATGATGAAGAAGGGCATTATTTAAAGGTGCTTTGTGATGAAGTATTCGGCAGAAATAACTTTGTAGCAAATGTTATTTGGGAAAAGAAGTTTTCACCACAGAATGATGCAAAATGGTTGTCTGATAGCCATGATCATATTTTTGTGTACGCAAAAAATAAGGAAGAATGGAGACCTAATTTATTGCCGCGGACAGATGATATGGACGCAAGATATAAAAATCCTGACAATGATCCAAGAGGGATTTGGACATCAGGAGATGTGTCAGTGAAAACATATTCTGCTGCAACAGATTATACAATTGTTACACCCTCAGGTAGAAAAGTAAACCCACCTTCTGGTTATTGTTGGAGATTGTCAAAAGATAAGTTACAGGAAATGATAGCTGACAATAGAATATGGTTTGGCGAAAAAGGAAATAATGTCCCTAGAATTAAAAGATTTCTTTCAGAAGTTAAAGAAGGAAGTGTTTCTAAAACTATTTGGTATAGGACAGAAGTTGGAGACAATCAAGAAGCAAAAAAGGAAATGAAAGTATTTAATATAGATGAAGTGTTTTCCACGCCAAAACCAGAGCGTTTAATCCAGCGGATATTTACATTGGCTTCCAAAGAAAGTGATTGGGTTCTAGATTCTTTCCTTGGTTCAGGCACCGCTGCTGCGGTTGCTCATAAAATGAAAAGAAATTGGATTGGCGTAGAAATGGGTGAACATGCGGTTACTCATTGTGTGCCAAGACTTAAAAAAGTTATAGATGGAGAAGAAGGTGGTATATCTGAAATCGAAAACTGGAAAGGTGGTGGAGGTTTCAGGTTCTTTAAGCTTGGAGCTCCTGTGTTTAATTCTGATGGTACTATCAATCCAGATGTGCGGTTTAAAACTCTTGCATCTCATATTTGGTTTTATGAAACAAAAACCCCAGCGGGAAGCATTAAAAACAGTCCATTTTTGGGAAGTTATAAAGGAACAGGATATTATCTTCTTTATAATGGAATACTTGGAGACAAAAAGCCTGAAGGCGGAAATGTGCTTACTAGAAACATCTTAAGGGAGCTTCCGAAATATGACGGGCCGAAGGTTATTTACGGTGAAATATCTACTTTGAGTAAGGATTATTTAAAGCGGTTGAATATAGTATTTAAACAAATTCCTTATGATGTGAGGTCTTATTAA